The Carassius auratus strain Wakin chromosome 30, ASM336829v1, whole genome shotgun sequence region TCTGTCAGCCAGTGAACACTAACAGGTTGCATTAATgtatctaccaaaaaaaaaactggtacacTCCAACCaagctttttgtttttctgttaatGTTTTAATTCTATTTTCTATTTCCTAATTTTCTATTACTTTTTTAGAATTGTCtttaagactttatttatttatttacttgctaTATTACTGCAGCTCTATTATAGATTTGTTAATGTATTCACAGATTCCCAATACAATGGTAGCCTAATGATGTTTTCCACCCCATAAGCCTTAGAACCACATGGGCCTAAAAACTCTTTACATTTAGGATTTTATtcagtatacttaaaaatataattattagtattttattactataaaataagtagatttgttgatttatacacagaatatatttgaataaacctGTAAGAATAACCtgcattattatcatcattagacctatatttcacacacattttgttgcacgTGCACCCAAACATGCTTTTAGGACCTCCTCTTTGCAAAGAGGCTGTTTAGCTTTTCACACGGTATATTGATCCCAAAGTGAGATAATTTCTCAAGCAGATGAGCCAGGTCAAGTGTGATAAACCCGTTTTATCTGAGGCAGCGGAAACTTGAAATAAAGTTATTATGCCACACTGATACACTCTATTAGATTAGAAGGGTTTTGTCTCCCACTTTTGGCTGAAGTGCGTTACAGCAATCATTAGCCAGAAAAGAATAACATGACAACGGAAAAttgagtttttgtttacattggcATACAGGGGTAAATTGTTTAACAATAGCTGCCGCTTCACACTTCACACACAATATGAAGCCAACTGTTTATATTGTGTGGCTTATATCCACAGAAACCCATTTTCCATAATGGTgcagtgttaaaataaaattctaaacatCTATTATTTGGTCTACCTTATATTATCAGCTCGATTGGCGCTTGTCTGGCGAATTTCTGTCATCTCTGTTGAAATTACGTGCTGACAGTGACATCAACATTATTCTTCCTCTTTCAATGAGCAAATGAAGACGCCAAGAGATCAAAGTTGACCACCACGCAGTTTCTTCCTCATTTCAAACTCTTCATTTGACGGTTGCCTCTCGACGTAGCTCGTCTTTCTTTAACCGTGACAGCAACTTTAATGTAATCTGTCACAGCGTTGCTTGTGGGTGTTAAAGAGGCACTTCTGAACTATAACTTTACGTAGCCTGGTAAAGAAGATGGCTTTACTGTTCTGCAATGCCTTTTGGGTAAGTTCTTGTTTGTAAGCCTCTTTTAAGTCAAATTTCAATTGATAGCCTATAGGCTACAGGAGATGCAAAATCCTTTACTTCTATTTTTAGAATAATGGGTTgtatttcttcttctccttttttttcttaagtgAATTAGGAAAACTTAAGACTCTGCTCTATAATAAAACTTGAACTGTCatgtcactttattttaatggtcCCCCAACACACATTCTACTATCTTTACAAGTACATGTCAGCTTTTACTTATCTACTACCCCTAACTCTAACATAACTGTGTTCTAGTAGACTAATGAGATttagttagtagacatgtagttgaaAAAATTGCATATAGTTAGTAGAACATCTTAAATGGACTATTGAAATAATGTGTTGCTTGTTTTTAAAGGGTGGATTtccttttaataatattacatttcagtaaaaaaCTGAAACTAACTTTTAAACTACTacctttcaaatattattttcatatttaaatactaattttTAATGGTTCTCCAAAGAATAGTGTCCTTAGTGCtcataaaatatacatatcaGAATGACTACCGGTACTATATGTGTCTCATGTATGTCATGTGTGTTGCGTGTTTGTTATGTTTTCAGGGTACTGACTTTTCTGACCAATCGGGTTATGAAGCAATATTGCAGAGGTTACAGGATGGCAGACACATGTGCAAGGATGTAGAAGAACTGTTGAAAATGAGGTATGGGGTAGTTATTTATAGCGGTGTGTTTCTGTGAATGTCAGTGTGTGACTTCTGCTCTCCTTCGCAGAGCACTAGCAGAGGAGAAGTACGGCCGAGATCTGGTGGCAATTGCTCGGAAGGCAGAAGGTCAAACCGAGATTGGGTAGGTTGCAAACAAATTCtatttgaaacacacacacttttgctaCTTAACTCAAATCACACTCAACAACTCCTAAGTAAATGCCTCATGTTTATGTAAAACTTTCTTATCTACAATATACAGTGTGTCCAAAAGTGTGTTAgataagtgtttgtgtgtattcatTACATCATTTGTTTTCCATACTCAGAACATTAAAGGCCTCGTTTGACAAATTAAAAGCAGGTATGTGAGGTGATGCAATTCCCTGTTGCCTCTTTCCTAGAAAAGGCTTTGAATGTTAAGTTCTCACCCTGATTTGCATTGTTTTCTAGAAATTGAGAAGACAGGAAACCTGCACATCCAACTATCTGAAAGGATAAAGGAGGAAGTTCAGAAAATAGAGGCATTTCGAGAGCGCCAGAGGGAACAGAGAAAAAAGGTAGAAAATAAATCGAATGATCTATTACGCACACAGCCCACAGCACTTTGGTAGTGTTTCCATGGTCACAGTTGTGGTTATTCATATGGTCAGTGTGCAAGAGGAACAAAACTGGCACTTTGGTTTGCAAGCACACAAGCATTAACACATACAtcatatgttgtattttgaatgatcactaatttatttattaatgcaagTGCAAAACGATGAAAGCTAATGTCTCTTTTTCCTAATTAGCTTGAAGAGATCATTGAAAAACTTCAGAAGCCTAAAGTTCTGTTGCACAAGAAGACCATGGAGGTAAGTGGAGTAAATCTGGTTAAAACAAGTATCTATCTTCCAGTGTTAAGTCCTCTTGTTTCCCCTTTCATTAGTTGCTCGTGGCGTAAATGACACATAATTCTCAGGGTCCAACCTAATTCTATATCAGCCAAATGAGGAAGACAGAAGTAGAAACTGAAAGAAGTAACAGAAGCCACTAGGCTTGTAGTGATTGTATTTGTAGAAAGAATTACGCCATGATTAGACAGCACACATAAGATACATGCAGGCTTTTGCTCATTAGCATTGGGTTTGAAGactcaaacatttatttttaccacCAAGAAATGTGTAGTGAgagatacaaaaataaaaaggcatGGAAACAGATGTTGACAGCGAATGTGAGAAAATAAGAATAGGCTGGTTGGTTTGTAGGTATGCTTGCTGTCTCTGGATATAATAAGACTTGAACTTCCTGTGTTGTACAACCACTGAAACACCAAAGATCGTGCGATACGTTTTTAGACACATTTGTATAACAAGCTCTGTACCCACCTCCCCgtttatttttatcttgcatttttactcactttgaaactattttatttactgtatgtccTACAGTCAAAAAGGTTATATGAGCAGAGGTGTAAAGAGGCAGAAGAGGCTGAGCAAGCAGTGGGGAAGAAGACAAATGTGACCACCTCCACCCACCGGCAATCAGAAAAGGTGTGAGGGcctgaactgaaaaaaatattgaatatgtaCTGTAACGTTTTATACACTAAATACCCTAGTAAATTAAATGTTTCCCTATTTTCCTAACGAGAAGTGTTCATTTTAATTCTGGAGTTTTAGACAGTTGTGTAAATTCCCTATGGCAGGTTTGTGGTCACAGTAAGGCCAAAATGAGGATTAAAGCAATGCAAACTTGTTTCAGTCTGAATGGGCTTCATTCCACCCCAGTGTAATAAGAAACTGTACATCAGTCAGTGTAACTTTGATTTCTTTAGAATAGAGACTTTGTGACAATTCTGTCATATGTATGTTACATTAAAGATTATTTGTACAATATATGTTACACGCTGCTCTTCAAAGAAGTCAGGTTCAAAGACTGAGTATGGCTATTTATCAGTCTATGTTGTATTGTGTTGTAGGTGATGAGCAGGGCGCGGTTATGCAGGCAGGCAGCCAACCTTTCAGGTTTGTTCTAAAACACTTATGTTGTTATGCTCCTGGCTGGCAGTAAGAGGATAGATGCAATGTAATGTCTTTTGGATGaagtcaaaataatcaaatattcaaTCAAGCATTGTGCATGCATTGTGTACACTACACTTTACATCTTACATGTTAGAATTAATTGAGAGTTGACTTTCTGTTTTATTCTCTTGCTGGTTCAGAAAAGCAATTCAAATGGAATGTTGATCAACTAGAAAAAATGTGCCAGGAGTGGGAGAGCACATACAGGAGTGTGTGTGAGGTAAAGAACTATACATAAACATGCATAGACCACTAAAATGTGAGGTTAAAAGAGGAAGGAGTGTCTACACAAATAAGCATAGCTTCATGTTTTCTTTTGGGTAATGATGACTAAATGAGAGAAGACACAATCTCACAGGCATGTGATAAACAGTCATAGCATTCTGTCATATACAGCTGGAGAATATTTATTGATGTGGTATAAAACTTTAGACAGGTTAAGAAAATGCCATTACCAAAAATAGTTAAAAGGGAAATAATTCTTAATTCACTggccacattttaaaaatatttcatgttttgtatttgtgtgttgcCGTCTAGGTGTTCCAGCAGCAGGAGTCTGAGCGCATTAATATCTTGCGCTGTGTGTTATGGGATCATTGCAATCTGCTGTCCATGCAGTGTGTCCATGATGATGACGTAAATGTCCACATTTCTCAATCTTTATATACCAAAGCCTAGTCAAATGCTGTTTCTGatttacagttattttaacaACTGTTTTCCTTTGTTTTGTAGTGCTATGAGGAAGTGAGAAAGGTTTTAGAGCAGTGTGACATCATCACTGACAACAACTgcttcattaaaatgaaaaagacagCCTGTCGTCCTCCAGGTATATTCACCATAATCATGATTTACTTCAGAAATCCAACAGTTCAAGAGCTGACATACAGTAAGATGATGTGACACTGTTACGGAATTCTACATAAATTGTCTCCTCAGCTCTCATTGAGTTTCAGAGTTACTCTGAATTGGAAGCTAATGGAGGAGTCAGGAGAGTTGAAACAAAGAGGTGAATATCTGAACTACATCTTAATTAAGAATgactgttattttatgtttttttcgtAACTTGATTGTTAAACTCTACCTTTTGTATCTGCAGATTATCTGTAATGCTTCCAGGGATGTCTTTCAGTGGTCAGTATTACTTCTATGAagtcttaaagagatagttcacccaaaaataacaattctgtcattactcaccAATCTGTTACTCACCAATACTCACAAATCTTCCAAACCGATATAACTCTGTTCAccttcgaaacacaaattaagatatttttggtgaaatatgatagctttctgacactgaaactgacacattcaaggcccagaaaggtagtaaggacaggAGTGGGCGTTCTGACACAGAGCATCCATCTTTCTTAGTTCATCATCTGTATATTCTGGTTCAAATACAGGGGCACACAGACTGATGTAGTTTAAGGCTTTGGttctttaaattgtgatgattttggctcacatttaacaaaaacacaacaattcacaaattagaatacttcataaaacccattaaaaaaaatcatttttagtgaattgttggccttctggaaagtatgttcatttactgtacatgtactcaatacttggtagggacttattttgctttaattactgcctcagttcggcatggcatggatgtaatcagtttgtggcactgctgaggtggtatggatcccaggtttctttgacattggtcttcagctcatcttcattgtttggtctcttgtttctcatcttcctcttgacaataccccatagattctctatcggcttcaggtctggagagtttgctggccagtcaagcgcaccaacaccatggtcatttaaccaacttttggtgcttttgacagtgtgggcaggtgaaaaatcctgctggaaaataaaatcagcatcttcaaaaagctggtcagcagaaggaatcaTGAAGTGGTCCAAGATTTGTTGGTAATAGGGTGTAGtgatttggttttcaaaaaacacaatggaccaacacatGCAGATGACATTGTACCCCAAACCAATAGAGActatggaaacttaacactggtcttcaagcaacttgggctacaagcttcttcacccttcctccagactctaggaccttggattccaaaaaacttgctctcatctgaaaagaggccTTTGGACCAAtgacaacagtccagttcttcttcttagcccagttaagatgcctctgacgttgtctgtggttcaggagtggcttaacaagaggaatacgacaactgtagccaaattccttgacacgtctgtgtgtggtggctcttgatgccttgaccccagcctcagttcattccttgtgaagttcactaaaaTTCTTGAaaccagtttgcttgacaatcctcataaggctgctgttctctctgtggttggttgtgcatatttttcttctactttttcgttccactcaacttcctgttaacatgcttggatacagcactctgtgaacagccagtttaTTGGCAATGAGTTTTTGTaacttaccctccttgtgaagggtgtcaatgattgtcagagaccattttgaaagctcaggaaacctttgcgaGTGTTTTGAGTTGAGTAGCTGATTGGCATATCtacatattctaatttgttgagatagtgaatttttgttaaatgtgagccaaaatcattatatttaaaagaacaaaagacttagactatttcagtctgtgtgcactgaatttatttaatacgtgAGTTTCagagtttgagttgaattactgaaataaatgaacttttcctcgactttctaatttattgagaagcacctgtaattAAGGCTGAGCAAAAATTGCTCTCTCTGTCGAAATCTTCAGACATGTTTATGAGGACTGTTTTATGTACAGCGTGCATGGTCTTCTTCTTGTAAATAAGATGCAGCACATCCAGGTTCTGTGTCTGAACGCCGGCTCCTGTGTCTGCAGCAACACAGGCATGCGTTGTGGTACTCTGATGCGGACTGACACAggagagaagaaattgttgaataaagttatttttgttgtcTTCACACATAGAAAGTAGCTttataacattatggttgaaccactgaggTTACATGGACTAATTTGATGATGTCCTTACTGCTGTCTATTCTAtttaagaaatatcttaatttgtgttccaaagatgaacaaaagtcttatgggtttgaaactacatgaggataagtaattaatgacagaatttaaatttttgggtgaactgtccctttaaacttATAGTCAGTATGCAAAGAGCATTAAACTAATATACTCATAATACATTCCAGTGAACTCTAGCACTTAATAAGCAATATTAGGAATTATCTACACTGAATATTGCTGACCTTACTATACATCACAGGGTTATCTGATGCAGGCAGTAATTCAGCTGGATCATACACATCTGCTCAACAAACAGGAGGAGGACCTGAGAAGTACATGGTGTTATATGATTTTAAAGCTCaggtaaataaatacagttatttttatgCTTAGTTTTTATCTCAGAAGTTAGTAGACTCTGTGGTTGAGCACAATTCAGAGTTGAATTTAGAATGCTTTTTAGAGTTTCTGTTTAAGTTAAGAAATGTAATTGAGGTAGCAATCGGGAACTTGAATATaaagtagaaataaaattaatagtaattaaaagaaattaatataaatcTCATAAGTgtaatttttatcataaaaatgtTTGCCTGACAGCCttgtaaaaaagtttaaaatgtttatatatgtttataaaaaaaaaaaaaacattaatggtCTTTAGAGACTGATTTTACGAGTTGTGTACTCAACTCCCTGTATCCCTAATTTCTAGGAAGATGATGAGCTGTCTATCAGTAAAGGACAGCTTGTTACCATCACTGAGAAAGGCAAGGATGGGTGGTGGACAGCATCGAGGGATGGAATATCCGGACTAGTCCCTGGAACGTACCTCACCAAAATCTCAGCGAGTCACAGTCCACGTCTTGCTGCAGCTCATCCTGATCATAATCCAGTCAAATAGAGtttagtgaaagtgacgtgacatacagctaagtatggtgacgcatactcagaattcgtgctctgcatttaaccaatttaaagtgcacacacacagcagtgaacacacacacaccgtgaacacacactcggaACAGTAGTAGTCATTACACTAAGTCCAGTTTTTGCATGGTGTATAGTTAAAAATGATACAACAAAAAGTTATATGATTTGCATTA contains the following coding sequences:
- the LOC113049520 gene encoding proline-serine-threonine phosphatase-interacting protein 1-like, producing the protein MALLFCNAFWGTDFSDQSGYEAILQRLQDGRHMCKDVEELLKMRALAEEKYGRDLVAIARKAEGQTEIGTLKASFDKLKAEIEKTGNLHIQLSERIKEEVQKIEAFRERQREQRKKLEEIIEKLQKPKVLLHKKTMESKRLYEQRCKEAEEAEQAVGKKTNVTTSTHRQSEKVMSRARLCRQAANLSEKQFKWNVDQLEKMCQEWESTYRSVCEVFQQQESERINILRCVLWDHCNLLSMQCVHDDDCYEEVRKVLEQCDIITDNNCFIKMKKTACRPPALIEFQSYSELEANGGVRRVETKRLSVMLPGMSFSGLSDAGSNSAGSYTSAQQTGGGPEKYMVLYDFKAQEDDELSISKGQLVTITEKGKDGWWTASRDGISGLVPGTYLTKISASHSPRLAAAHPDHNPVK